AATCATCATTTGAAAAGAGTGAAAAAGGAATATCAAACCACAGCAAAATTGTTGCAGAAATCGACTTATGTAGACAATTGTTTGGTTTCAGTCGATACTAATCAAGAACGTGAAAAATTTATGAGAGAATCAACAGAAATCTGTGCAGAAGCAAAATTCAATCTTAGAGGTTGGGTATGGAATAGAGGTGAAGTCATTGCTGGGGATGTTGCCGGAGTCGGCTCACCGGAGTGCGGATTGGCAACAGGCAGCAATGCTTCTCAAGAAACCTCAGTGTCTGTACTTGGCCTCTTATGGAATGTTGTTGAAGACACTTTGTCACTGGATGTGCGAAAGATATTAAGTTTGGATGATGATACAGTCACGAAACGAACAATTCTAGCAGCAAcacatcaaatttttgatccCATTGGACTAGCAGCACCAGCAGTAATTGTTCCAAAAATGTTATTACAAGAATTGtgcaagaaaaagaaattcaaatggGATACACCTGTACCAGACGATATCAAGAAGAGATTTTTATCTTGGCGAAATAGTCTACATGTTTTGTCAGAGTTAAAGATACCACGATGGACAGGAAGACAAATAGGTAGTGAACTTTCGCTTCACATATTTACAGACGCAAGCAGCAAAGCATATGCCACAATAGCGTTCTTGAGAAGTAATTTTGAAGGTACAATAACTGTCCAATTATTGTTGGCAAAATCAAGAGTATCAACAATAAAACCAATAACTACGCCTAGATTAGAACTAGTGGCGTGTGAATGTGGtgcaaaaatgtcgaactACTTGCAGAAAACCATAGATGTTTCAAATATagaaacatatttttggtCAGACTCGGGAAATGCGTTGAGCTGGATCAAGAGGAAAGAAAACTGGCAGGTCTTCGTTTTTAATCGGGTCAAAACGATAAATCAATACTCAAACGCAGACTGTTGGAACCATGTACCAGGTTATTTAAATCCAGCTGACCTACCATCGCGAGGATGTTCCAATAAGAGATTGTTAGAAAGCAGATGGTGGGAGGGACCTGAATGGCTAAAGAAAGAGAAAGAATTTTGGCCGAAGTCAGCAATCATTGGTGATGAAGAAATTATAATGTCAGAGAAGAAAAGAGTTGTCGTTTCTCATTTAATACAAGAAAACGATTCGACAAGGTATTTTAAACGCTTCAGTGATCTACGTAAAGTAATCCGGATGATCGCATGGATGAGACGCTGGAAACTCTATAAACGGAATCAAAAAAGAACTGCAGACTTAACTTTGGATGAAGAAGATGAGGCAGAGAAGTGTTTATGGAGGATGATACAAAATGAATCCTTCACAAGTTCTGATAAAGTGTTGACACAAATGAATGCAAAGAAGGACGTTTCAGGCATATGGAGAGTGGAAACGAAGTTATTAAGAAGAAACGACACAGAAGATTTTCGCAGACCAATTTTGCTACCAAAGGACCATATAGCTGTAGTACGTCTGGTAGAAAAGGAGCATTTGGATATGCAGCATTGTAGTGCAATGACATTGAGGAATACTCTACGAGAACGATTTTGGATTCTAAACTCTAGAGTAGTAGCTCGTAGAGTAACAACGTCATGTATAAGGTGCAAAAGATACACAGCTAAGAAAATGACAGCACCAGAACCATCTTTACCTCTGAACCGAGTGAAAGATACAGCGACATTTGAAGTAGTTGGAATAGACCTTGGAGGACCATTACATTTATTAGATGGGACAAAAGCATGGTTCGTCTTGTCTACGTGTGCAGTTTATCGTGCTGTTCATTTAGAGTTGATAACATCGTTATCCACACCAGCTTTCATACAAGCATTACGTCGATTCATCGCTCGTCGAGGCAGACCACAAGTGATTTATACGGATAATGGAACCAATTTTGTTGGTACTGAAAACTTgatggataaactaaattggGAAGAAATCAGTACACAATCAGAGGCGAAAAGAATAAAGTGGATCTTCAACCCTCCAAGTGCACCATGGTGGGGAGGATGGTGGGAGCGAATAGTTGGTCTGATAAAGCAACTTTTGCGCAGATGTCTTGATAGAGTTCTACTAGACTATGAAGAAATGACAACGGTACTGTGTGACATTGAAAGAATAATCAATTCCCGTCCATTAACATATGTGTCAGAAGATCCAGAAGAATTAACACCAATAACTCCAATGATGTTTCTCAACGATGCAAAGAATAGTGAGACCATTGACTTGGATATTATTGAATCATCAGAATTTGGGAAGAAATACCTACACCGTCAAAACATTCGACAGGAACTGCGCGAAAGATTTAGAAAAGAGTATCTAAGTCTGCTAGTACATCAGAACGTACGGAAGAGTGGTTACACACCTATAAAGGTGGGAGATGTGGTAATTATGGAAGtggaaaataagaaaagagTAGACTGGCCGATAGCAAAGATATTGGAAACATATCCAAGTGAAGACGGAATTATACGGAGTGTGAAGGTTCGAGTATCAAAAAATGGAACCGTCACCGAAACAACTCGTCCAATTCAACGATTATACATGTTGGAAACTTCCGCAGACCTCGCCAATGAACTTGTAAATCAGAAGACGAacacagaagaagaaaacacaGACATGGACACAGTAAAAAAGAACACAGAAGTGGACACAATGGAGCAGAACAAGAACGTCGTAGAGTCCGAACCGAGTATAGAAATTGGAGACAATCAATTGGAACCAAAACTCAAAGTAACGAGAAGTGGTCGTACAGTCAATAAACCAATAcgttttgaatattaattTGATAAAGAGGTTATCAAAGGTGGGAGTATGTCGAGAAAATTAGTCTCCTATATCGTAAGGAAATATTGCTCCGCATTAAAACACTTGACGATAGAAAATCACtgtgaaaatgtatgaaaatcagAAGGccaattaaatgaatttgatcTAGGATACCCGAGAAAGGGCCTTAAATAGCGAGCAATTTGTATGAAACTTCGCATTCAATAAAAGTAAGTTTCACGGGACACAAGTCCCAAATAGAAgtcttttatttcaaatctcaAACAATATTAGTCTTCACAATCAGGCATTACACTCATCATTGTCCATTGGCATGGTGCAAACATCCACGTTATTGACGACGGAGGATATCCTGCACAATTACATACAAGTCTTGCATTTTCGTTGACCCGCGACACTACACTTTTAACCTCAGCAGCTGGACGCactggaaaaattaaaaaacatttgattTAAGTTGACATGAAGCCCTTCGTTAAGCTGACCTTTAACGCGTAGCTCGAATTTTTTCTCCATTGAACTAACTCCATTGGAAGCTTTCAATGTGTAGAAGCCAAAATCTTCCAGCTCAACggtcaatattttcaaaacggTAAAGTCTGTTGTGACCTTCACTTCACATTTTTCATCATCTCCAAGTATTTTTTCGCCTGATGGATGATACCAATCAATCGTTGGCTTTGGACGCCCTTTATATTTCACTTTCCATATTGCCGTTTGCCATCTTCTGATTTCGATTCTATAAATTCCATCCATCGCTTGAATGT
The sequence above is a segment of the Bradysia coprophila strain Holo2 unplaced genomic scaffold, BU_Bcop_v1 contig_70, whole genome shotgun sequence genome. Coding sequences within it:
- the LOC119083725 gene encoding vascular endothelial growth factor receptor 1-like codes for the protein MSEILIRNVDKVMDEGVYECEAIDELLNKSFDRIFIEILGKGDDALDIQAMDGIYRIEIRRWQTAIWKVKYKGRPKPTIDWYHPSGEKILGDDEKCEVKVTTDFTVLKILTVELEDFGFYTLKASNGVSSMEKKFELRVKVRPAAEVKSVVSRVNENARLVCNCAGYPPSSITWMFAPCQWTMMSVMPDCED